One window of the Hoplias malabaricus isolate fHopMal1 chromosome Y, fHopMal1.hap1, whole genome shotgun sequence genome contains the following:
- the LOC136679138 gene encoding tissue factor-like isoform X1 → MRPLFIVLFGLFSASSASLGTDPLPKAKNVTWISHNFKTILTWAPKPIHHTYTVEFSRVGRDRRTNVHCIQSVETECDLTKDLRDFRASYTADILSELSPQKHGSDLVEPPFSMSKKFCPYNDTLIGKPEFSIKLMENKTVVLYIQDQLTALYSDHKQLTIRDVFNTDLKYKILYRKAGSTGTVSKHHPVTTQRQASDTFTQSHADWCLYSLQLYVCVLQREVVVDGDVVVMAELDEGESYCFTVAAFLPKRKGTKRLGRWSLYKCSPAEGSSSISEYRLELVGSVLLGVLTLVLILIIVIIACCKRVNKENQMKHSEDISQV, encoded by the exons ATGCGCCCGCTCTTTATCGTCCTCTTTGGCCTCTTCAGCGCCTCCTCGG CCTCATTAGGTACAGACCCCCTTCCCAAAGCTAAGAATGTGACCTGGATTTCACACAACTTTAAAACCATCTTAACCTGGGCCCCCAAACCCATCCACCACACCTACACTGTGGAGTTCTCCAG ggtgggtAGAGACAGACGGACGAATGTACACTGTATCCAGAGCGTGGAGACAGAGTGTGACCTCACAAAAGACCTGCGTGACTTCAGAGCTTCATACACTGCAGACATTCTGTCAGAACTTTCGCCACAGAAACACGGTTCTGACCTGGTGGAGCCACCCTTTTCAATGTCCAAGAAGTTCTGCCCTTACAACGATA CTCTAATCGGGAAACCTGAATTCAGCATAAAGCTGATGGAGAACAAAACAGTTGTGCTGTACATCCAAGATCAGCTGACTGCTCTGTACTCAGACCACAAACAGCTGACCATCAGAGATGTCTTCAACACAGACCTGAAATACAAGATCCTCTACAGGAAGGCGGGGAGCACCGGGACAGTCAGTAAACATCACCCTGTCACTACACAGCGTCAAGCatcagacacattcactcagtcacatgcAGACTGGTGTTTATACTCATTACagttatatgtgtgtgtgttacagagggAAGTGGTTGTAGATGGAGATGTGGTGGTGATGGCAGAACTGGATGAAGGGGAGagttactgttttactgttgctGCATTTCTCCCGAAACGAAAAGGAACCAAGCGTCTGGGGAGGTGGAGCCTTTACAAGTGTTCACCAGCAGAAGGCAGCAGCTCCATCAGCG AGTACAGATTGGAGCTGGTGGGCTCAGTGCTGCTGGGAGTTTTGACTCTGGTTCTGATCCTGATCATTGTGATCATCGCCTGTTGCAAACGAGTGAATAAAGAAAATCAGATGAAACACAGTGAGGACATCAGCCAGGTTTaa
- the LOC136679138 gene encoding tissue factor-like isoform X2, whose product MRPLFIVLFGLFSASSASLGTDPLPKAKNVTWISHNFKTILTWAPKPIHHTYTVEFSRVGRDRRTNVHCIQSVETECDLTKDLRDFRASYTADILSELSPQKHGSDLVEPPFSMSKKFCPYNDTLIGKPEFSIKLMENKTVVLYIQDQLTALYSDHKQLTIRDVFNTDLKYKILYRKAGSTGTREVVVDGDVVVMAELDEGESYCFTVAAFLPKRKGTKRLGRWSLYKCSPAEGSSSISEYRLELVGSVLLGVLTLVLILIIVIIACCKRVNKENQMKHSEDISQV is encoded by the exons ATGCGCCCGCTCTTTATCGTCCTCTTTGGCCTCTTCAGCGCCTCCTCGG CCTCATTAGGTACAGACCCCCTTCCCAAAGCTAAGAATGTGACCTGGATTTCACACAACTTTAAAACCATCTTAACCTGGGCCCCCAAACCCATCCACCACACCTACACTGTGGAGTTCTCCAG ggtgggtAGAGACAGACGGACGAATGTACACTGTATCCAGAGCGTGGAGACAGAGTGTGACCTCACAAAAGACCTGCGTGACTTCAGAGCTTCATACACTGCAGACATTCTGTCAGAACTTTCGCCACAGAAACACGGTTCTGACCTGGTGGAGCCACCCTTTTCAATGTCCAAGAAGTTCTGCCCTTACAACGATA CTCTAATCGGGAAACCTGAATTCAGCATAAAGCTGATGGAGAACAAAACAGTTGTGCTGTACATCCAAGATCAGCTGACTGCTCTGTACTCAGACCACAAACAGCTGACCATCAGAGATGTCTTCAACACAGACCTGAAATACAAGATCCTCTACAGGAAGGCGGGGAGCACCGGGACA agggAAGTGGTTGTAGATGGAGATGTGGTGGTGATGGCAGAACTGGATGAAGGGGAGagttactgttttactgttgctGCATTTCTCCCGAAACGAAAAGGAACCAAGCGTCTGGGGAGGTGGAGCCTTTACAAGTGTTCACCAGCAGAAGGCAGCAGCTCCATCAGCG AGTACAGATTGGAGCTGGTGGGCTCAGTGCTGCTGGGAGTTTTGACTCTGGTTCTGATCCTGATCATTGTGATCATCGCCTGTTGCAAACGAGTGAATAAAGAAAATCAGATGAAACACAGTGAGGACATCAGCCAGGTTTaa